A genomic segment from Callithrix jacchus isolate 240 chromosome 8, calJac240_pri, whole genome shotgun sequence encodes:
- the CCDC196 gene encoding LOW QUALITY PROTEIN: coiled-coil domain-containing protein 196 (The sequence of the model RefSeq protein was modified relative to this genomic sequence to represent the inferred CDS: inserted 2 bases in 1 codon), with product MIGGANASGSYLPSKISSKTDDNYLKELSEDLKLRKQELLEMLKPLEDKNNLLFQKLMSNLEEKQRSLQIMRQIMAGKRCEESSVMELLKEAEEMKQNLTFEAEELSDQQRAREMKNKADLQDGNAPKSPSSPRKTEXELEKSCAEKVKEIRKEKQQRKMEWVKYQEQNNILQNDFCGKVIELRNEALKKYQKANDLKLSLFLQQNFEPMQAFLNLPGSQGTMGTTTMDRVTTGRNEQHVRILGSKIYTEQQGAKGSQLDDAGGRLFFLRSLRDEALKN from the exons ATGATAGGTGGTGCAAACGCTTCAGGATCTTACCTGCCCTCAAAAATAAG TTCTAAAACAGATGACAATTACTTGAAGGAACTGAGTGAGGACTTGAAGCTAAGGAAACAGGAACTGCTAGAGATGCTCAAACCTCTAGAAGATAAAAACAACCTCTTATTCCAAAAGTTAATGTCGAACTTGGAGGAAAAACAAAGGAG tCTTCAGATCATGAGGCAGATCATGGCAGGGAAGAGGTGTGAGGAATCCTCAGTCATggagctcctgaaggaggcaGAGGAGATGAAACAGAACCTG ACATTCGAAGCAGAAGAACTCAGTGATCAACAAAGAGCACGAGAGATGAAAAACAAGGCAGACTTGCAGGATGGAAAT GCTCCCAAATCCCCCTCGTCACCTAGGAAGACCGA TGAACTGGAGAAATCATGTGCAGAGAAAGTGAAGGAGATAAGGAAA GAAAAGCAACAGAGGAAAATGGAATGGGTCAAGTATCAGGAACAAAACAACATCCTTCAG AATGATTTTTGTGGCAAAGTGATTGAGCTGAGAAATGAAGCCTTGAAGAAGTACCAGAAGGCCAATGACCTGAAATTATCACTGTTTTTGCAGCAGAATTTCGAGCCAATGCAAGCATTTTTAAATCTTCCTGGGTCCCAAG GTACTATGGGCACTACAACTATGGACAGAGTGACTACTGGCAGAAATGAACAGCATGTG aGAATTCTGGGATCAAAGATCTACACAGAACAACAAGGAGCTAAAGGAAGTCAGCTTGATGATGCAGGAGGGAGGCTCTTTTTTCTGAGGTCACTGCGAGATGAAGCACTGAAGAATTAG